A window of Rosa rugosa chromosome 7, drRosRugo1.1, whole genome shotgun sequence genomic DNA:
CTTCTGCCCCGCAAAAGAGAAGAGGCAGATCCAGGATCCCAAATGCAAATCGTCTCACACAACACTGCATCGGAGAATAGCCTCCCCCGGTAAGAGTCCTTCAAGCAATCGAAAACCTGACCAAACACCTTTCGACACCGCAGTGAAGGTTTGAAATCAAGAAACGGATACCACAGCCCACAGGTTGAATCGTGGGAACCACGACCTCGAGGAGGGCGGCAGACAGGCTTCACGAGGAGAAGGAGGCTCATTGGAGGCCAAGAAACTCGACGGCAAAAATcctagggctagggtttgccgTCGCCAAACAAGAGAAAGGAAAGCTCTCATTTATGAAGTTTTATATAAGAGTcatgtttttaacttttttttttctcaattgttattcaatttggaggtccaactagaatcacccttTAGCTATCTCCTTCTTAAAGATTAAAAGCGAGATGAGACTCTATTTATTTTGtatctctctatgtaacaaagtcTAATATCTTGCTCTTTAACTTTTCTCAGCTGCACATAATAAACATGTTAAAAGTTTAATAAGTATGTGCAGCTgatggtcaaaaaaaaaaaatatgtgcagctgctaaaacagataaaaaaaaaactaaatatgcTTTCTAAAATAACTAAGGATAAGGAGTCTGGTTAAGATGTTCCAAGACTCCTCAATTCTAAGgtaagaagaaaataaattgtTAATATTATTTAGTTGCTATCCTTTATATTATGGGGTTATTTTACATCAAGTGATAGAATCTCTTGGACTACCATAATTGACTGCAGTAACAAAGGGATATTCAAGCTAGTTTGCTTAGTGTCAGATGACTTTACATTGTCTTGTAGGCTCTTACATATTAACCTTAAGGACTGATAAGTACATTTGAGTGCATACAGATCAACCTTAGTTCTAATGCAAAAATTAATATTAATGGGGGAGTGATAAGTAATTAAGTACATTTCAATGCCTCAGTTCAATTTCAAGGACGATTTTTTGCCGAATTtgcatgttcttattttttgaTCAAAAATTTCTTATCACTTCTAGAACTAAGTGAACTCAAAAATCACTAAACAATTTTTTGAAGTCCCAAATCAATAAAATTCagtaaaaaaaattcttttagggttttggtgTTCCGTATTCCTTCTAAAAATCATGCTCTTTATGGTCACCGGTCACCGGTGAGCTTATGTACaggagaattttttttaaaaaataatttattattttgggcttgatttttattttttgaacaaTTCAATTAACCAAAGGCTTTTTGGGCAATTCGACCAAATTTTGGTGAATCGCTTTAACACCAAATTTGAGCATTCTTTTATAGAAGTAAAGATAAACACATTTCATCCGGGAATACACAGGGGGTAAGTGCTTTGTACCAGTTAAGTGGGAGGTCAAAGTACGTGGTATATCCAAATAATTATTTTCACACTCAATCATACATAGTAAATCAAGAAATCTATGGTGCACATGGtagttttaatttttagttttttgacCGGATATAGATGGTATAGTTGAATGGTGTCTCTATTTTCACGATTCATATTAGATTTaaaggggttataagcatggtgacttacacccgttgcgtgattgcgcagGTGgatcgcttagtagtctaattcctcgatctctaggcaTCTTGATGTGAACTagggacccttgaaccggctctaatttatgtcaagtgagttcctacgacccttgaaccggagtaggaataccatgaaagggaatttcggtccttgagccttgaaccgccttggatacgactaccgccaaagtaggaaatttgcatctacattagattagcttccgacacatagaatttgggtgaaggagcattcctaacacccgacattcccatttatattgtttacacttttattaatttctttgcatttttattagttgctttacattttattactttttttgttAAGTTAGAAACAACCCCCAAACATTAAACTTTTCCACTCATTTATGCATATCCATCACTAggttcttagttttgattaggctttggtgaaaatcaaagccgagcattgctagggcttggtgccttatATTAGTATTTTTATTCACTCTATTTTCCtttatttgcttagtgactttagttctgACTACTCAAGAATTGTGGGTTAGTCACTAATctccgtggtacgataattttaggcttaatacttccctatcttgacacgattcgtacaTATTCAAGTCAATATATCTATTGCATCAAGAACTAGTACCAAGGCATCTACTCCCTTTCTTTTCAGCCTCACTATAGCTAGCTTCCAATACTTGATCACATCATCAAAAATGGCTTATGCTAATCACTGTTGCTACATGCTTCTTCCTTTGCTAGTGATATCTTTAATGAATATACATCCTTGCTTGAATTTTGACCCACCTACTGAACAAAGGGTCCGGAAAATCTGCCGGCAGATGGAGGATTTCGGATTCTGCTACCGAACCTTCACAGAAAGCATCAAGTACCGAACCTTCACACAAAGCATAAAATCGATCTCAATCCGCGGATAATGTTCTTCAGACCCAAGTAACTTTAGAGCAAACCTCCAAAAATGCACACAACGCACACAATATCGTAGTCCAACTTCTTGCAAGAGTGAAAGACCAACCAACAAAGAATGCTCTTATCATGTGAGAATCCTTATTCTGTAGTCTTGCAGGCATTCACGGAAGCCAGAGGAGACTTTGACAGAAGGGATTATGATAACATGGTGAAAGATGAAGGCATAGCACCGAGAGCACAAACCAGCTGTGAGATTACTTTATTACACGACCAAGTCAAGTGAGAATTCTCGTTGCCATGGCCGTGGTCACTGGCCATGGACTTCTTGGTCACTGATAGCTTTATCTGATTTGTTGCTTTTGCTAATATTTGGCTTAGTGCCTTTAGGTTCGAAAACTTAATTTAAAAGTCATGATAGTTGGTCAATATGGTAAAGCTGATGCAGAGACATATTTCTTGATAAGTCATTAAATGGACTCATCCTCACTTCCAATTCCAATACTTTATCACAGCAAAAACGGCTTCTACTAACCCTTACTACATGCTTCTCCCTTTACTGGTTATATTTCTGGTGAATATCCATCCTTGCTCGAGTTTTAACCCCCAAACCGAACAGAGGGTCCAGAAAATCTGCCGACAGATGGAGGATTTTGGATTTTGCTATCAAACCTTCACACAAAACATAAAATCGCAGTCCGCAGATTTTGTTCTCATGACCCAAATAGCCCTAGATCAGATTACAAAAAATGCAATCAACACACACAATGTGGTAGTACAACTTCTTGACGCGTGACTGACCAACCAACAAAGAACTGTCTTACAGCTTGCGAGAATGCTTATAACGTAGTCACACTGTCATTTCAGGATGCCTTTGCAGAGTTCAACAGAGGAGATTATGACAGTATGCTTAAATCTGAAGGCATAGCACCACGAGCACAAGCTAGCAGTGAGATTTCATTCAATACACCACCAAGTCCAGCGGACCCGTTGAAAGAGATAAGTAGGCAGATGAGAATTCTCAATGCCATGGCTATGGTCACTGGTCATGAACTTCTTGGTTATTGATCAGAACCATTCATGATTCATTTTTATATAAATTTGGTTTTATATATTGTGGATCTGTGTTGCTTCATTACCTGCTGTTAACAATGACACTGTTATTTTGGAATAATCATATTGACATGTAGCCGGTGATCATGGTTGAGTTTGATCTCGATCAGACTCGTCAAGAAATTGACCCTGTACTTGTCTATGTTCATTATTTTGCATATTCCAAGTGAACATCTGAAAATCCTAGGACCTAGATACAGCTCTATACTGAGTGGAAGCCAAGGTACGGGTGGCAAATACCCAAATTACCAAATACGTCTCGCGGAGCAAACCCCAGGCTCAAACTTCACATTAAACTGATAAACTCATAAAAGTATGCAAGGTACTGTTGAATCCAATGATTTCATTCTTCCAGATCAATCAAGTTGGTCCTCACAAATGGGCTATTGATTTTCAGAGATACATTAGAAGAACAAAACTTCTGAATATAATGAACATTAACATAAGAAGATATAGCCATTCTTCAATAACCCCGTACTGAACATTGAGGTTATAGTCAACTCAAGTCAAACAACACGTATCTTATATGAATGCAAGATGAGATTGCTCAGAAGATTTACATCTAAAGAAACATAGATCAAGCAAAAAGTAGGTAAGATACATTTCATCGGGCCAACAAGGCAACACGATCCTTTTGTATTGCCTGTGTTAGGTTCATATCAAAGAGCTCGCACCGTATAGGCATCTCCATCTCATAGAAAGGGTTCTTCAAGACATAATCAGTGTACAGCTCATAGATGTGTTTCAAGAGACCTTCCATGTGCTGCGTACCAGGCTCACTGACAACAAAGAACTTTGTCCCTGCAAAAGTGAAATTACCTTATTGAACAGCAGTTTTACAATCCAAAGCACTTTTACTTGCAAGGAATAATTGAACAGTCATAGGAAACAAGAGGCAACCAGCAATCCACGATGCTAAGCCTAAACTAACAGATACAGTTTCCCTGTATTAGGGAAAAGTAAAGCATATAAGAAGTGAATCAAACATAACTTCAGGATGGGAACATTCAGGCCAGGCAAAtgaatttgatattttgatgCGACTCCAAGACATAGTACAACAACTCTCTGGCCTTTTGCAATTCAACAACAGCAGTTGCCATGGTGTGTTGTATTTAAAGTGTTGACATCTAGCATCTCCCACACCAGAACAAATACATGTAGTGGACACAAATATTTTTATGTTACCTTTTACCAAACCTTTAACAAACATAGAAGATCCCAAGTAGACCTAAAATTAATACTCGAAAAAAACTCTCGTTGCATGGCCCAtctccaaaaacagagcaaGCTTAGTGCTGCTTAAAGCCTTAAACCCAACAAAAGAAGTCTTAAAATAAAAGAACAACATacagaacaaaaaaataattataattttatCATAGCAAAGGAGATAACAATGCTGACAAGTAACATACAAAACTTCATGTGGACAGAAATCTCTCGGCACAGCTTCTCTTAGGAAACACAGAACAACAAGCTTGACCTTGGTTAAATCTTATGACTTACAAGTCATAATAAGAGTACTAACTGCTGGCATTCTCAAACATGTAGCATATAAACTCCAATGACAATCTTCAGCATTTTCCACAGAGAACTGAAGTTGGGTTTAGGGGATTACAGGTCTGAAACCTCTCAGGTTATCATAGCCACCAAAGTCGTCTATTAAAGATCAACAGATTAcaaacaaaatcagaaaatccaaAAAGCCTGTCAAAGTCTGGATACCTCAATAGTCCATTTATTTCTATACTTTCTTCAGCAATTCAAATACATTTGCACCACAATTCTTATTCCAGTCTTCCAGAATAGCAAAAGTAGAATCTCAAACCCTCTTCCTCATACCATATTGGTTGCTCATgaattccttcacttaaattcaAATTCTATATCAGAAAGCAACAATCCAAAACCTCTGTCACTCACTAAATTACAGACTCCCAGCTATCCCGGAGGACTGAATTGATGCTTCCTGAGAAACAACATCTCATATTTTATTTCTAATAATTCATCCCGAACTAATTTCTATCTAACTAAAAAACATAACAATTTGTTTGTCCCTATTTGATGACAAGGCACTCCATTTCAAAGTATCCAATCTCTGGTTACTCTCAGGCTAGAATGTTATAAATGTTCTCGGGTTGCTTCAATGACAGGGCTAGTGCTATTAACGGCACAAATTCTACATGAATCTATACAATCAATTTCGCAACGAAAACAGTAAATCACACATATCTAATTGAGAATTCGCTGACATATTTAACATCTTGAGTTCATCAAATTCTACCAATGCAACCTAAACCCCCCTTAAAATCACAGTGAGatttcaaaacaaacaaaaaggtGAAATCTTTGGAAACTTACCGGTAAGTGACTGGAAGCAATGAAGATCAAAGGTATCAGCTTGGAGAAGCTCGATGCCGGCGCAACCGGAAACCGGAGACAATTGCTGAGAAATGGCGTGCATTGAGTGCCACAAGCTTGCAAGCCTCAAGCTATCATTAGTGTCCATCCTTCCCGCCGATCCATagtcctaatttttttttttcaaaaattcaaaaaagcCATCAGAATTCACCACCGCTAAATTGGGAATTGTAATCGGAAATTTTTCTAaggtttttattttcaatttgatGAGATTTTGAAGATTAGGGTTTTGGGTACCTTGTAGAAGATCAAGCCGCCTGATTTGTTGATGATGTAGAGGCTGTAAATCGCTGCCATTTCCAAAGTCTGTTTCTGAATCTAACTAAATGCGTCGaaggacgaagaagaagaagaccagtGACGGCAGCAAGACCCAATATATGGATCTTACGCCCGACTCGTTTACGGTTCTGCCCGACCCGAGTCAGAAGTCCACTCACCTTTTGTCACGTGTCACACCCTTATTGGACACGGGGACGCACCGAGTCCGCAGCCTCGGATGTGACTGTGAACCGGCCACGCCTCCCCTCGACCACCAACCTCACCGGTCCGAAAGCTTTAAAAACTCCATCAATTCTCACACACTTCCCATCTCTCTAACCAACAATGGGTGTGAAGCAAGGTTCCGAGCCAACGATCGTGATCGACCGTCTAAAGTTCACGTACCCGGGAATCAACGGCCACCCGCCGCCCGGCGCCAAGCCTCTGATCGACGACTTCTCCCTCACGCTCAACGCCGGCGACCGATGCCTCCTAGTCGGATCCAACGGCGCTGGGAAAACCACGATCCTCAAGATTCTCGGAGGCAAGCACATGGTCGACCCCAGCATGGTCCGGGTTCTGGGTCGGTCGGCTTTCCACGACACCGCTCTCACCGGCTCCGGCGACCTGTCGTATCTCGGCGGAGAGTGGCGGCGTGACGTGGCGTTCGCCGGGTTCGACGTTCCGATACAGATGG
This region includes:
- the LOC133722534 gene encoding uncharacterized protein LOC133722534, translated to MAAIYSLYIINKSGGLIFYKDYGSAGRMDTNDSLRLASLWHSMHAISQQLSPVSGCAGIELLQADTFDLHCFQSLTGTKFFVVSEPGTQHMEGLLKHIYELYTDYVLKNPFYEMEMPIRCELFDMNLTQAIQKDRVALLAR